In Roseovarius sp. EL26, the genomic window ATTCGCGGGGGCGGCGGCCGACCTCGGGCACGTCAACGGTGAGCACGAGGGTTTGATAACCGGCGGCCTTGGCGCGCTCGACCAACTTGAAAGTGCCGGTGCCATCCCCACTAAAATACAGCTGAAACCAAGCGTTTCCCTCCGCTGCATCGATGAGGGTTTCCATCGGTGTTGAAGCCACGGTTGAAACACCCAACGGCACCGAATAGCGCGCAGCTAGGCGGGCCAGCATCAGATCAGCGCCGGGCGCGGATAGGTTGCACATCCCCATTGGCGCGATCCCAAAAGGACGTTGCGTGGGTACACCGAAAACCGATGTGGCAAGTGATCGATCACTGACATCCTTGAGGATGCGTGGGCGCAGTGTCATCGCATCGAGTGCTGCGCGGTTGCGGTTGGCCCCGGTTTCAGCGCCCGCCGCACCGTCGATATAGTCGAACACCATCCATGGCAGCCGCCGCCGCGCCAGTCTTCGGGCGTCGGCGACGCTATGGATGGCTGCTGCGGCCATCAGGCGCTGACGGCTTTCATAAAGCGGTCGCGGATGATCACCGGATCCATCGTGATGACGGGGTGTTTGGCATTGCCGCTGTCACATTTCACCACGATGATGGTCATCTGTTTGCTGTCGAGCGCGGCTTGCAGGGTGGCACCCGTATCTTTGCCTTCGCAGGTGATAACGTGTTCGCATCCGCAGGCTTTGGCGACCTCTTCAAGCCGGGTTTTCTTGCCCGCGTAAGTTGGTTGATCGCCGGTAGACCCATATGAGCCATTGTCGATCAGCAACAGGATGAAGTTATCAGCGACGTTATTAGCGATGGTTGGCAAGGTGCCGAGGTTGGTCAGGACCGAGCCGTCGCCGTCAATCGCGATCACGGGTTTGGGTTGTGCCAGTGCCAGCCCCAGCCCGATGGAGGACGAAAGGCCCATGGTGCCGAGCATGTAGAAATTGGTTGGCTGGTCATCGATGGCGTGCAGTTCCTGCGATGGGATGCCGATGTTGCAGATTACCAGCTGGTCACGCAGGATCGGAGCGATGTCTTTGAGAATTTCTGAACGGATCATTGGTCTCCGTAGCCTCCCCAGAAGTTGGCGTCGGTCAGGATTGCGACGGGTTTGTTGCACATGAAGGTGTATTTGAGGATCGCATCGAGTTCTTTCACATCGGATTCGTTATGGAAATGATATGTCGGGATGTTCATCTGGGCCAATAGCGCCTTGGTGTGCACAGCCATTTCCACCTGACAGGCGACCGGCTCGCGCAGCTCACCACGGTACGAGATCAGCATTGGCAGTGGCATGCGGTAATATTGAATCAGGGTTGCCAAAGTGTTGATTGTCACGCCAATGGCCGTGT contains:
- the comE gene encoding sulfopyruvate decarboxylase subunit beta, which produces MIRSEILKDIAPILRDQLVICNIGIPSQELHAIDDQPTNFYMLGTMGLSSSIGLGLALAQPKPVIAIDGDGSVLTNLGTLPTIANNVADNFILLLIDNGSYGSTGDQPTYAGKKTRLEEVAKACGCEHVITCEGKDTGATLQAALDSKQMTIIVVKCDSGNAKHPVITMDPVIIRDRFMKAVSA
- the comD gene encoding sulfopyruvate decarboxylase subunit alpha, encoding MNIDKKITDDLVANDVSFITTVPCKQLAGVIDEIDARPEIHHVPSNKEDEGMGLCAGAFMGGKRPAIIMQNTAIGVTINTLATLIQYYRMPLPMLISYRGELREPVACQVEMAVHTKALLAQMNIPTYHFHNESDVKELDAILKYTFMCNKPVAILTDANFWGGYGDQ